A part of bacterium genomic DNA contains:
- a CDS encoding dihydrodipicolinate synthase family protein, translated as MDLRGLLPPVITPFRNGAVDGDSIARLVESCAPYLDGLVVAGSTGEGPSMTLAERVQTVRFFSQAMRGRLRLIVGVAETNLENIREIVRAGDAEGAVAYLVPLPFYFKHTSETITAFYREVSGFTDREIIVYDNPYTTKTVLTVADYARLREVRNNIRHVKVTDTTVAKIDAAKAAGGMILLAGDDGVMQHQVLRGCEGAVTAVLQVFPQESRAWFDRTREGDLAASTRLFASLLPFINELAIGADEYPAVVKWALRHRGVIASDEMRLPISPLTDFRRRVLERVMAVMAG; from the coding sequence ATGGATCTTCGCGGCTTGCTCCCTCCGGTGATCACCCCGTTCCGGAACGGAGCGGTGGACGGGGACAGCATCGCCCGGCTCGTCGAGTCGTGCGCGCCGTACCTGGATGGCCTCGTGGTCGCGGGCAGCACCGGGGAAGGCCCGAGCATGACGCTGGCGGAGCGCGTGCAGACGGTGCGGTTCTTCAGCCAGGCGATGCGCGGCCGGCTCCGCCTCATCGTCGGAGTCGCCGAGACGAACCTCGAGAACATCCGGGAGATCGTGCGCGCCGGAGACGCCGAGGGCGCCGTGGCGTATCTGGTACCGCTCCCGTTCTACTTCAAGCACACCTCCGAGACGATCACGGCGTTCTACCGGGAGGTGTCGGGCTTCACCGACCGCGAGATCATCGTCTACGACAACCCCTACACCACGAAGACCGTTCTCACGGTCGCTGACTACGCGCGCCTCCGCGAGGTGCGCAACAACATCCGCCACGTCAAGGTGACCGACACGACCGTGGCCAAGATCGACGCCGCGAAGGCCGCCGGCGGCATGATCCTCCTGGCCGGGGACGATGGGGTCATGCAGCATCAGGTGCTCCGCGGGTGCGAGGGCGCGGTCACGGCCGTCCTGCAGGTGTTTCCCCAGGAGTCCCGGGCCTGGTTCGACCGGACGCGCGAGGGAGACCTTGCAGCCTCGACGCGGCTGTTCGCATCGCTGCTCCCGTTCATCAACGAGCTCGCGATCGGCGCCGACGAGTACCCCGCCGTCGTCAAGTGGGCGCTCCGGCACCGCGGCGTGATCGCGTCCGACGAGATGCGTCTCCCGATCTCGCCGCTGACGGACTTCCGGCGGCGCGTGCTGGAGCGCGTCATGGCGGTGATGGCCGGGTGA